Below is a genomic region from Gigantopelta aegis isolate Gae_Host chromosome 1, Gae_host_genome, whole genome shotgun sequence.
tacaccaCTGAAGTGTGCGTGAAAACGTGGATGACAATAATGCACACTTTTATACCCATGGTGAGAACGCATTGCACGGGTGCGTTGAGGCAAGCCATTTGTTGGGGTGAAACGTGTTTGCATAACGTTTACCATTTTGTTGTGACCTCTAACCGGAAGTATCATTATtcatattgaaatccaaatgctacttaggaaacctcactctgggcccaatccacgaaggccatacattccttctttcataattagtgtgttggacTGGCATCGTTAAcatatgtagtactaacaatatgagtgaccATTCAGTAGTGACACtgcttacacacacacacacacacacacacacacacacacacacacacacacacacacgttcattcattcgtgtcAAACATTACCCAATgtttcacatacacacacacacacacacagacgcacacacacacacacgttcattcattcgtgtcAAACATTACCcaatgtttcacacacacacacacacacacacacacgttcattcattcgtgtcAAACATTACCcaatgtttcacacacacacacacacacacacacacacacacattcattcattcgtgtcAAACATTACCcaatgtttcacacacacacacacacacacacattcattcattcattcgtgtcAAACATTAcctaatgtgctctagtggtgccgttcaACTAAAgacactttaactttttaattctcgtttatgtttttttcagcaacagcagcagtcaACTGTAGTGGTCGTAGGTCAGACAGGTCCTACACAGACCGTCATCATACAAGAAAAGTGAGTTATAGTCTAAATATCAGCGGCGGATATCATGGGTGGGGTGCAATAGACAACACCCACCCTCTTAGTTTTGTGGAATATCCTGAAAGTATACAATGTAAAAATTGTGTTTCTTTAGAGTTGGTATGGTATACGTAGTTGTAATACATTTTGTAGCTACAAGAGGTTTCAGATGTCGTTCCAGAAGGGGTAGGGgttcagaggcggatccagggggaggctaaataaaatacttttttttatatatacgcCCGTTTCGTTTCCGGAGTATATCTTTCTTTATTAGTTCATATAGTATCATCAAAACCTGACTGTAAATAAAACTTGGGAAGGTGGTGAGTAGGGGTACCTtaactaggtcactgcgacctacttttcacacattactgcacattaaaggaaattcTTATCTGCGTAATATGTTCCTTATTTCTGATGGTCTTTCAATAGTTTTAAtgtctctcataactccatagGATTGGCTGGTGtacttttattgctgtattattgaattatttctgttgaactcttgtttttattttaacctctacacaaggtgagacgtaaataaatatttttgtccttgacaattcatataggatcattaaagcttgcatgcaagtacaacttgggatggtggtgtatGGCATGTTATAACTAGGTCACCGTGACCTACTTTTGACGGACGtattcttgttttttgtttcattgttcgtttttcaattttttatattttgttttctttgtgagACTACAAtaagtgttatttttgtttgtttatttatttatttttatttatttatatttatttatttatttgtttgttatttgtttttgtttttttaattattactttatttatttattcgcaGTCGGGGAGTAAATCATGTTCTCCACTGCATCATCAGTTTGTTCTTCTTGCCTTGGGTTATCGTCTGGATTATTCTTGTAAGTATACTGTTTTGtaacactcactcacacacacacacacacacacacacacacacagagacacagagagagagagagagagagagagagagagagagagagagagagagagagagagagacagacacacacacacacacacacacatacttgcCAACCCTACACTACCGATTTCTTTACTGTTCTATGGCCTACCGCGTTTCAAAGCTTTCCTACCACtttcagaaacaaaaacaaacaaaaaagtaaaaaagaaagaaaatttaagCTTTAAATTCCGTTAGGTTTAAATCGATATCAAGTAGTGATTAATCCAGCTTATTTCAGTAGGCCTAGCTACTAGACAGCTCTCCGGCTAGTGAGTCGTAACTAGGTCTAGAGTATGCCGCGTCGTCATGGTAATCTGGTTCCCTCAGTTTCTGCTTGCGGCCTCTGGCGGGAAACTTTATATTCACAACTAAAAGCGGCGCTTTGGTTGGCTGCACATAAAGTATTGACAATTGAAACACAAGAGACATATCACTCTCGGCACCAtttgtaaccccccccccccccccccccccaagctcCCTCGCAGTGcacctacatttttttaatttaggaaGCCCGATCATAATTTGCGACTAAACTGGTAATTcagtatttttttgtatttttttttctctctttagaAATGCGCTTTACAATTTTAAACTCcccttttgaaatattttagacCGTAATGTTCAAAATTGTCCCGGTAATAATTTCTGTCCCGAGTCATCCCCCTGGCTATAtagagacaggacccgggatagacatgttcgaaaccttagtggtatatgagatGTTAAAATTATCCGCTCCGCTGCACCTACCACTTTCTAATTCTAAAATGTTGGCAAGTATATGACACCGCCACTACTCGAGTAGTTTTtcacaggccatggtatgtattgtcctgtctgtagatGGTTGCCGTACTGTAGATATCTTactgataaatattaataaaacaacttgAGAATACTGCCCCTCCTAACTGAACATTAGGTACCcacaactcccccccccccccacacacacacacacaatttgaaAGGCGAAATTTTAAATCGAGTGTTtctcttgtttgtttttctcttgttttccttttttttaaatgtatgcatatagttaatataatttatatttgtatattttcagtGCATTACGGAAGGTGCTTAAGCATACAGCCGTTTGaatggaacacacacacacacacacacacacacacacacacacacaccaccacgaAACAAATACCACAATAGACAGTGAATAACCTAATTCTATTATCATATAGTAAAAACCACGAACCACGTACAACGAAGGCAACATGTGACCCAAAGCAAGCAAACAGCGGATACTAAACGAGTTACCGGTTAATATCAAGTTTATGCCCCAAGTGAAACAATTTTCATATGTCACGAGCCAAAGCCAACAAAGTGCAGATACTTTCTATCATTTTcgtaaatatgttttgtttgattatttgtttgtttgttgtattattaaaataaaaattattctcttttatctttgttttgttttgtcctgtTTTATTAATCGGgctttagctcagttggttgaatgctcgcctgaaatgcttacgtcgcaggatcgaaccacctcggtggatccatttaatcGACtggtgttttttctcgttccaaccagtacaccacaactggccgtggtatgtgctatcctgtctatggagaagtgcatatataagatctcttgctactaatggaaaaatgtagcgggtttcctctctgtgaaactgtcaaatttatcaaatggttgacatccaatagccgatggttaacaaatcagtgtgctctaatggtgtcgttaaacaaaacaaactaactttgttAATCAGCTTCAAAGAACCTGCTCTTTTCAATGATGGGGGTGGACTGCAACCCACCGGTAgatagcactaaaccaaataatatccggctgggtcaaagttcgaggtgcgccgaacttttgatagagaagttaacaccacaagtcctgtgattggttataaatgtgagtgtgttgattgtaaaaaaaaattagtttcatctgggattaaaatgtatgcaattttatttgatctagtaccactgtatgaagtagccttgtgcttggaacatttatggggtacctgtaacaAAAAGGTACTCAAcctttgtgcaaaactaggggtgttgtagaaatatctggttataccgaaaaggtaccattttctgcagttaatactttgaggtaggggttgtagtactgatatttataggtaatagtttggttgatatattgcatatagtgtttttaaacacaaacgttaacatggtcgcctatgggattttatttggtatagtccaaccggTAAATCGCTTGCCTGAcacgcagtcggtctgggatggaTCCACGTCagttgggctagttctcgttccgggcaatacaccacgactggtatatcaaaagccgtggtgtgtgctatcctgtctgtgggatagtgcatataaaagatcctttgctactaatgggaaaatgaagcggttttcctgtctaagacaatatgtcaaaattaccaaatgtttgccatccaatagccgataattaataaatcaatgtgatttagtggtgtcgttaaacaaaacaaacttctttctttttcatcgATAATTACTGTGGTCATAGACTGGTCACAAATTTGTGTCCGATGAAGGTAACTGACTGATTAACCACGTTTTGCCATATTTTATTGTCTAACATTTGTCTGTgcataatatttgtaatcaaaatatatcaaattttatCATTTCTATTATAAGGATAAAATATTGGTGTTATATATGGAACGTTTGAATAAATACAGGCAGATAACATAACTAGTCAAACAATACTGCTCCGGACGGACACACAAATGCATAGtaatctatagtccatcccataaggaacgctttttttttttcatagtaGGGAATTTACTTCTATatggaagttatttatttctgagtcggTTGTTGAACACCAAAAAccgttgttattgttgttgggtttttttttttttgttgttttgttttgttatttcccaaacacttttatttcttaagtcaaaccaaactgaaattatttacaaaattcatGTTTGTAGGATGATAGAAAAATGATCAATATATGTCCCACTACAGAGATATGGGTCaaatcatttaaagggacattcccgagtttgctgcattgtaagatgtttctgactaataaaatatttctacgattaaacttaaatattaaatatattttcttatttagaatatcagtgttgtatattcaatgtgtttctggtcgtcttaatacttgtaagaagtccaaactggattttgtcttcaaataatttcgtacgtacgaaaaaatcctatttaggaaataaaatgaaatttaacctagtacaaatattagaactaccagaaacacgtttgatatacagccactaataatttatgcagaaaagtacatttgatatgtaattatagtcgtcaaaaagtctctgttattcgataacatcttaaaaactgcagcaaactcaggaatgtccctttaaacactgcagcaaactcaggaatgtccctttaaacactgcagcaaactcggtaatgtccctttaaacactgcagcaaactcaggaatgtccctttaaacactgcagcaaactcaggaatgtccctttaaacactgcagcaaacttgggaatgtccctttaaacactgcagcaaactcgggaatgtccctttaaacactgcaacaaactcaggaatgtccctttaaacactgcagcaaactcaggaatgtccctttaaacactgcagcaaactcaggaatgtccctttaaacactgcagcaaactcaggaatgtccctttaaacactgcagcaaa
It encodes:
- the LOC121371123 gene encoding cysteine-rich and transmembrane domain-containing protein B-like; amino-acid sequence: MSQPPHYGTTDKAYGEAPPPYPPGQPYPPQQGYAQQGYGQAGYANPGYGIPPTQQQQSTVVVVGQTGPTQTVIIQENRGVNHVLHCIISLFFLPWVIVWIILCITEGA